From the Acidovorax sp. NCPPB 3576 genome, the window ATCTTTCGCGCAGCACCTGGCCCAGGCCGCCTGCGGCGCCGGTCAAAAGAAGACGGGGTAAACGGGACGGCTGGCTCATGAAGCTCCTCTGGCTAGTATTTGTCATATGTTGTCATACAACGCTCAGCGATTATCATCACCCCCATGGCCACACCGATAAAGGGATTACCCGCATTCCCCGCACCCAGCGAATCGCAGGCCCTGATTCTGTCCGCGCCGCCCGTCCGGCGTGCCCGTGGATTGACCAATGCGGTGGTGGAAGACTTCTCGGGAAAGATCCGCGACCGGCTGCTCACGCCGGGCGACAAACTGCCCACCGAATCCGAAATCATGCGGGCCCACGACGTGAGCCGCACCGTGGTGCGCGAGGCCCTGTCCAAGCTGCAGGCGGCCGGCCTGGTCGAGACGCGGCACGGCATCGGCACCTTCGTGCTGCCGCCGCGTGCCGGTGGCGTGTTCCGGCTGGACCCGTCCGAGCTGACCGCGTCCGTGGACGTTCTGGCGGTGCTGGAGTTGCGCATCAGCCTGGAAACCGAATCGGCGGGCCTGGCGGCCATGCGCCGCAGCGAAACCCACCTGCAGGCCATGCGCCAGGCGCTGGACGACTTCGAACGCAATGTGGCCATGGGCGGCGACACGGTGGGGCATGACTTCCGCTTTCACCTGCAGATCGCCGAGGCCACGGGAAACCCGTACTTCGCCGACATCATGAACCACCTGGGCACCACGCTGATCCCGCGCACCCGCATCTCGGGCATCCGCAACGCGGTGCGGGGCCACGAATACCTGAGCCGGGTGAACCGCGAGCACGAAGAGATCTATTCGGCCATCGCCCGCAAGGACCCCGAGTCGGCGCGCGCGGCCATGCGCATCCACCTGACCAACAGCCGCGAGCGCCTGCGCCTGGCGCAGGAAGCAGCCAAAACCCCTGCAGCCCCGGCGGACGGCGCACTCGCCACTCCCGAAGCGTAATCACCGTTTTTAGAACTTGGCGCGCGTGTCATCGTTAACCCGAAGACATGCGGAAATGGCGCCTGGAGCGCTTGTGCCTTGCCATTTTTCAGTTGTATGATGACGTACAACAAAAAATGAACCAACCCAAGCAAGGAGACATGCAATGACTTTGAACCGCCGCCACGCCATGGTCTACGGCGCCGCCGCCCTGGCCAGCACCACCGCCATGGGCCAGACCGCCAATTGGCCCACCAAAACGTTGCGCCTCATCGTGCCTTACCCGCCCGGCGGGAGTTCGGACATCATCGCGCGGGCCATCAGCCAGCCGCTGTCGGACCTGCTCAAGCAGAACGTCATCGTGGAAAACAAGCCCGGCGCCAACGGCAACCTGGGCGCCGACTTCGTGGCCAAGGCGCAGCCCGACGGCTACACCATGCTGCTGTGCGACGTGGGGGCGCTGGCCATCAGCCCCTCGGTCTATACCAAGCTGCCATTCAACCCCTCCAAGGACCTGCGTGGCGCGACCATGCTGGCCTATTCGCCGCACATGCTGGTGGTACACCCTTCTGTGCCGGCCAACAACCTGAAGGAATTGATCGCCCTGTCCAAGACGGCGGACCTGAATTTCGCCGTGACCGCCACGGGCAGCGCACCGCACCTGGCCGGCGTGGCGCTGGAACGTGCCAGCGGCGCCCGCTGGCAATACGTGCCTTACAAGGGCGGCGTGACCGCGATCCAGGACACGATGGCCGGCCAGACGCAGGTGCTGATGAACGGCATGCTCGCCACCCTGCCCCACGTGCAGAGCGGCAAGCTCAAGGTGCTGGCGCTGTCCAAGGCCACCCGCATGCCGCTGCTGGCCGATGTACCCACCATTGCCGAGCAGGGCATCCCCGGCTTCGAGTCCGGCACCTGGCAAGGCATCCTCGTGCCGCGCGGCACGCCCGATCCGATCGTGCAGCGCTTGAACACGGCCCTCATCTCCGTCATCCGCACGCCGGAAATCCGCTCCCGCCTGGCGGGCCAGGGCGCCGAGGTCGTGACCATGGCCTCCGCCGAGCAAGACAAGTTCTTCGAGAAGGAGCGCGCACGCTGGGCCAGTGTGGTGTCGGCGGCGCAGATCCGGCTCGACTGATTTTTTACTTTTCCCTTTTTCCACCCACTACCCCGTACCGCCATGCAACCTCAAGAACTCAAGACCATCATGGGCTCCGGCCTCCTGTCGTTCCCGCTCACGGACTTCGACGCCCAGGGCCAATTCAACGCCAAGGGCTACGCGGAGCGCCTGGAATGGCTGGCCCCCTACGGTGCCAGCGCTTTGTTCGCGGCAGGCGGCACGGGTGAGTTCTTCTCGCTCACGGCGGACGAGTACCCCGGCATCATCAAAACCGCGGTGGACACCTGCCGCGGCAAGGTGCCGATCATCGCTGGCGCGGGTGGCCCCACGCGCTTTGCCATCCAGTGCGCCCAGGCGGCCGAGAAGGCCGGCGCCCACGGCATCCTGCTGCTGCCCCACTACCTGACGGAAGCCGGCCAGGAAGGCCTGGCCGCGCACGTCGAAGAGGTGTGCAAGAGCGTGAAATTCGGCGTGATCGTCTACAACCGTGGCCAGAGCCGCTTCGCCCCCGAGACGCTGGCTCGCCTGGCCGAGCGCAACGCCAACCTGGTGGGATTCAAGGACGGCGTGGGCGACATCGAGCTGATGAACTCCATCTACATGAAGATGGGCGACCGCTTCGCCTACCTGGGCGGCCTGCCGACCGCCGAGGTGTATGCCGCTGCCTACAAGGCGCTGGGCACGCCGGTGTATTCGTCGGCCGTGTTCAACTTCATCCCCAAGACGGCGATGGACTTCTACAAGGCCGTGGCCAACGACGATCTGGCGACCCAGCACCACCTGCTGCGCGAATTCTTCATGCCTTACCTCGAACTGCGCAACCGCATGGCAGGCTATGCGGTCAGCATCGTCAAGGCCGGCGCGAAGATCGTCGGCCACGATGCGGGCCCCGTGCGCGCTCCGCTCACCGACCTCAAGCCCGGCGAAGTGGAGGAACTCAAGGCACTCATCGACAAGCTCGGCCCTCAGTAAGGCGGTAGCCGAAGATCCGGCGCCCGGCCGTGCACGGGCGCCGGTCAAACCCTGGGCACGCGGCATCCATAAAACCACACCACAACGGAGACAAGAGATGTACAAGAAGCTATTGCTCGCCGCGGCCACCGCCGTCACCATCCTGGCCCTGGGCGGCTGCGCCACGGCGCCGGCCAGCGCGGGCGCCGATGCACAGCAGTCGGTCGCCACCGCTGCCGAGCGGCTGCGCATCGCCATGATCGACCCCTCCCCAGCCGCCTTGAACCAACTCGTCGCCGACGACCTGAGCTACGGCCATTCGGGGGGCCGGGTGGACACCAAGGCCAGCTTCATCAGCGACCTGCTGGACGGCAAATCGGACTTCGTCACCATCGTCATCAGCGACCAGACCATCAAGGTGGTCGGGGATGCGGCCATCGTGCGCCACACCCTGACGGCCGACACCAACGACTCGGGTAAGCCCGGCAAGGTCCAGATCAAGATCCTGGGCGTCTGGCAAAAGCAAGGCGCCGACTGGAAACTGCTGGCCCGCCAGGCCGTCCGCGCGGCATCCTGACCGTTCGACCATCGAAGGCCGTTTGTGCAGCCTTCGCATTGGGTCGCCGATCCCTTTCGCTCCCGACCGCTCCCCTCACACCGGCCTGCACTGATGAAGGCACTGGCAGCGCCGCCGTACCATTCCGAGCCCATGAGCACCACACCCCGGCCCCGCCTTTTGCAAATCGCCCGCCTGCCGCTGCCAGCGCTCGAAGCCGATCTGGCCGCGCAGTTCGACGTGACTTGCCTGGCAGACCAACCCGACCCCGCCGCTTTTCTTGCCGAACGGGGCGCCGAGTTCACTGGCGTTGTCACCTCCGCCTCCATCGGCCTGAAGCGGGACGTGATCGAGGCCTTGCCGCATCTCAAGGTCATCAGCAGCTTCGGCGTGGGGTTCGATGCGCTGGACATCGCGGCGGCCAGGTCGCGCGGCATCCAGGTGGGCTACACCCCAGGGGTTTTGAACGACTGCGTGGCCGACCTGGCCTTTGCACTTTTGCTGGATGTGTCGCGTGGCGTCAGCGCCAGCGACCGCTTCGTGCGGCGCGGCGATTGGCCCACCGCCCGGTTCGCGCCGCAAACCCGGGTGTCCGGCAAGCGCTTGGGGCTCGTCGGCATGGGCCGCATCGGGCTGGCCGTGGCCGAGCGCGCATCGGGCTTTCGCATGGAGGTGGGCTACCACAACCGCCGCCCCAGCAGCGACTCCACCCTTCCCTATTTCGACTCCCTGATGGAGCTGGCCCGATGGTCTGACTACTTGGTTCTGACCGTGGCCGGCGGCGCGGAAACCCGCCATCTGGTCGATCGCGCCGTACTGGACGCCCTCGGGCCCCGTGGCTTTCTGATCAACGTGGCGCGCGGCACCGTGGTCGATGAGGCCGCATTGATCGACGCCCTGGCAGAACGCCGCATCGCCGGTGCGGGCCTCGATGTGTTCGAGAACGAACCATCGGTGCCTGCAGCGCTGCAAGCGCTGGACAACGTGGTCTTGACACCGCACACCGCCAGCGCCACCCACGAAACCCGCCGCGCCATGGCCGACATGGTGCTGGACAACCTGCATGCCTTCTATGCCACGGGGGCGGTCCGCGCCCCGGTGCCGGGCAAGTAACCCCCTTCGCACAGCCCTCTCCGAAGCCCACATCCATGCCCACAGCCAACCCTACCCCGACCGTCACCGAAGTACGCGTCATTCCGGTCGCCGGTCGCGACGGCATGCTGCTCAATCTGAGCGGCGCCCATGCCCCGTTCTTCACGCGCAATCTGTTCATCCTGACCGACAGTGCCGGGCGCACGGGTGTGGGCGAAGTACCCGGCGGCGAAAAGATCCGCCAGGCCCTGGAAGACGCGCGCCCGCTGCTCGTCGGTCAGCCGGTGGGCAACCATCTGGCACTGCTCCAGCGGGTGCAGGCCGCATTGGCAGGGCGCGATACCGGCGGGCGTGGCCTGCAGACGTTCGATCTGCGCATCGCCATCCATGCCGTCACCGCCGTGGAGTCCGCCTTGCTCGACCTCCTGGGCCAGCACCTGGGAGTGCCGGTGGCCGCATTGCTTGGCGAAGGCCAGCAGCGGGACCAGGTGGAAATGCTGGGCTATCTTTTTTTCGTGGGCGATTCTGGAAAAACGGATCTGCCTTACGTTCACGCCCAGGATGTCGACGCACCGGAGAGCGACTGGAGCCGCGTGCGCCATCTGGAGGCGCTCACGCCCGAGACCATCGTGCGCCAGGCCGAGGCGGCGCATGCACGCTATGGTTTCAACGATTTCAAACTCAAAGGAGGTGTGCTGCGCGGCGAGGATGAAGTCCTGGCCATCCGGGCATTGCACGAGCGCTTTCCTAAAGCGCGGGTCACGCTCGACCCCAACGGAGGCTGGCTGCTCAAGGATGCCGTTCGCCTGTGCCGTGACCTGCATGACGTGATCGCCTATGCGGAAGACCCTTGCGGGGCCGAAGACGGCTTCTCCGGCCGCGAGATCATGGCCGAGTTCCGCCGCGCCACCGGGCTGCCCACCGCCACCAACATGGTGGCCACCGACTGGCGCCAGATGGTGCATGCCCTTTCGCTGCAGTCGGTGGACATTCCCCTGGCCGATCCGCACTTCTGGACCATGGCCGGTTCGGTGCGCGTGGCCCAGACCTGCCGCGACTGGGGCTTGACCTGGGGTTCGCATTCCAACAACCACTTCGACGTGTCGCTGGCGATGTTCACCCATGTGGCAGCTGCGGCGCCCGGCAAGGTGACGGCCATCGACACGCACTGGATCTGGCAGGACGGCCAGGGGCTCACCCAGGCGCCGCTGCAGATCGTGGACGGTCATGTGGCCGTGCCCACCGCCCCGGGCCTGGGCGTGCAGCTCGACATGGCCGCGGTGGAGCGCGCACATCAGCTCTACCTGGAGCACGGCCTCGGTGCCCGCGACGACAGCATTGCAATGCAATACCTTCACGCCGGCTGGTCGTTCGATCCCAAACGCCCCTGTCTGGTCCGCTGACCCGCCAAGCTCGCCTAAACTGCGGTCATGCCCTTTTCCCACGCATGGACTGACAGCCCCGCCCGAAGCCTGCTGCCTTTGATCCTTTTGGGAGCAACTGCAGGATGCGGTGCGCAGACCCGTGATGTCACCGGTGAGATCGCCGCCAGCAGCGACCTCACCGAACGCGGTTTCCAAACGCCGATCAGGCGCCCGATCATCCAGGGGCTGCTGACGCTCTACGATGCGACCGGCTGGTCGGCCGGTGCCGTGCTGGGCATGCAAACGAACGGCCGCCGCTATGGCCGAGCGATTGCCCGCGTGGCCTATGACGGCGTGTTGTCAAACGACTGGCAGTACCAGGCCTTCACCCAGTACTACGCCTACCCGGACAATCAGACCGCGCAGTTGCTGGATCGTTTGGAAACGGGGCTGGGCTTCAGCTACCGCGATCTGATCATGGTAGGGGCATCCGTGTTTCGTTATCCCCACACCCTGGATGCCGCCCGGCCCATGCGGTGGGCCGTGGACTTGGGGGGGCGGCTACCGCTTGACGAGCAATTTTCGTTGACGGGCACCATCGGTCTTGCCCAAGTCCGGCCCCAGGGTCGCTATGCCTACGGCAGTGTCGGCGCCGCCTGGCGCAACGGCCCCTGGCGCGCCACGCTCAGTTACCTGACGACCGATGATCGGGCGAACTCGGTGTATCCAGGCAACACAGCCGGTCATTGGTCATTCATGTGGGCCCGTTCTTTTTGAAGCAAACGCAACCTTTTGGTGCATGGCAGGCACACACGCCGCAAGATTCAATCATCCACGACGTCGATCCGCCCACCTTCGCCCCACCATGGCTGCCCTTTCCTTTCCCGACGATTCGGCCGATCTCGAACTGCTGCATGGCATAGCCTCGGGTGATCGCGCCGCTTTGGCTTCGTTGTACCGGGCCTACCACCGCCGGCTGTGCCAGTTCCTGACCCGCCTGACTCGCCGGGCCGAATTGATCGAAGAAATCATCAACGATTGCTTCTGGATCGTCTGGCAAAAAGCGGGCAGCTTCCGGGAAGAGTCGAAAGTTTCCACCTGGATCATGGGCATCGCCTATCGCTGCGGATTGAAAGCGCTGCGCCAGGATGGTGGCCTGGATACGCTGTCCATGACAGAAGAAGACATGGAAGTCCAGCCCGATCTGTCCACCGACCCTGGCGAGGCCAGGGAGCTGCGCAATTGGCTCGACAAGGGCATGGAGAAGCTTTCGGTGGACCAGCGATTGGTGCTGGAGCTTGCCTACGCGGGCGGGCATTCGCTGGAAGAGATTGCCGTGATCACCCAATCACCCGTTGGCACGGTGAAGGCGCGCATGTTCCATGCCCGTTTGAAGCTGCGCAACCTGCTGCCGCTCTTGGCCAACCGCAGTACCGCTCAATAGGACTGGACCATGCCTTATCGTTTCCCAGGATCCCAAGACCAAGACCGTTCCCATTTGCTCACCCAGGAGGCCCTGCCCTGGATCGTCAATGGCCGCGCCAGCGAAGAACAACGTGCTGAAGTAGCAAAGCACTTGGTTCAATGCGCCGATTGCCGTGACGAGCTTCAGATGCAGCAACAGGTACAGGCCGCCATGGCATTGCCCCCCACGCGCATGCCGGATGATCAGGCGGGCTTGGGCAAACTGCTGGAGCGCATCGAGTTGGACGCTCTATGCGATCAACCACTTCCCCAGCCTGCCCCAATGGCACGCCGGAGCGGCGGCCGGTTCACCTATGCACTG encodes:
- a CDS encoding FadR/GntR family transcriptional regulator gives rise to the protein MATPIKGLPAFPAPSESQALILSAPPVRRARGLTNAVVEDFSGKIRDRLLTPGDKLPTESEIMRAHDVSRTVVREALSKLQAAGLVETRHGIGTFVLPPRAGGVFRLDPSELTASVDVLAVLELRISLETESAGLAAMRRSETHLQAMRQALDDFERNVAMGGDTVGHDFRFHLQIAEATGNPYFADIMNHLGTTLIPRTRISGIRNAVRGHEYLSRVNREHEEIYSAIARKDPESARAAMRIHLTNSRERLRLAQEAAKTPAAPADGALATPEA
- a CDS encoding Bug family tripartite tricarboxylate transporter substrate binding protein — its product is MTLNRRHAMVYGAAALASTTAMGQTANWPTKTLRLIVPYPPGGSSDIIARAISQPLSDLLKQNVIVENKPGANGNLGADFVAKAQPDGYTMLLCDVGALAISPSVYTKLPFNPSKDLRGATMLAYSPHMLVVHPSVPANNLKELIALSKTADLNFAVTATGSAPHLAGVALERASGARWQYVPYKGGVTAIQDTMAGQTQVLMNGMLATLPHVQSGKLKVLALSKATRMPLLADVPTIAEQGIPGFESGTWQGILVPRGTPDPIVQRLNTALISVIRTPEIRSRLAGQGAEVVTMASAEQDKFFEKERARWASVVSAAQIRLD
- the kdgD gene encoding 5-dehydro-4-deoxyglucarate dehydratase: MQPQELKTIMGSGLLSFPLTDFDAQGQFNAKGYAERLEWLAPYGASALFAAGGTGEFFSLTADEYPGIIKTAVDTCRGKVPIIAGAGGPTRFAIQCAQAAEKAGAHGILLLPHYLTEAGQEGLAAHVEEVCKSVKFGVIVYNRGQSRFAPETLARLAERNANLVGFKDGVGDIELMNSIYMKMGDRFAYLGGLPTAEVYAAAYKALGTPVYSSAVFNFIPKTAMDFYKAVANDDLATQHHLLREFFMPYLELRNRMAGYAVSIVKAGAKIVGHDAGPVRAPLTDLKPGEVEELKALIDKLGPQ
- a CDS encoding nuclear transport factor 2 family protein, whose product is MYKKLLLAAATAVTILALGGCATAPASAGADAQQSVATAAERLRIAMIDPSPAALNQLVADDLSYGHSGGRVDTKASFISDLLDGKSDFVTIVISDQTIKVVGDAAIVRHTLTADTNDSGKPGKVQIKILGVWQKQGADWKLLARQAVRAAS
- a CDS encoding 2-hydroxyacid dehydrogenase; the protein is MSTTPRPRLLQIARLPLPALEADLAAQFDVTCLADQPDPAAFLAERGAEFTGVVTSASIGLKRDVIEALPHLKVISSFGVGFDALDIAAARSRGIQVGYTPGVLNDCVADLAFALLLDVSRGVSASDRFVRRGDWPTARFAPQTRVSGKRLGLVGMGRIGLAVAERASGFRMEVGYHNRRPSSDSTLPYFDSLMELARWSDYLVLTVAGGAETRHLVDRAVLDALGPRGFLINVARGTVVDEAALIDALAERRIAGAGLDVFENEPSVPAALQALDNVVLTPHTASATHETRRAMADMVLDNLHAFYATGAVRAPVPGK
- a CDS encoding enolase C-terminal domain-like protein, with the translated sequence MPTANPTPTVTEVRVIPVAGRDGMLLNLSGAHAPFFTRNLFILTDSAGRTGVGEVPGGEKIRQALEDARPLLVGQPVGNHLALLQRVQAALAGRDTGGRGLQTFDLRIAIHAVTAVESALLDLLGQHLGVPVAALLGEGQQRDQVEMLGYLFFVGDSGKTDLPYVHAQDVDAPESDWSRVRHLEALTPETIVRQAEAAHARYGFNDFKLKGGVLRGEDEVLAIRALHERFPKARVTLDPNGGWLLKDAVRLCRDLHDVIAYAEDPCGAEDGFSGREIMAEFRRATGLPTATNMVATDWRQMVHALSLQSVDIPLADPHFWTMAGSVRVAQTCRDWGLTWGSHSNNHFDVSLAMFTHVAAAAPGKVTAIDTHWIWQDGQGLTQAPLQIVDGHVAVPTAPGLGVQLDMAAVERAHQLYLEHGLGARDDSIAMQYLHAGWSFDPKRPCLVR
- a CDS encoding RNA polymerase sigma factor; translated protein: MAALSFPDDSADLELLHGIASGDRAALASLYRAYHRRLCQFLTRLTRRAELIEEIINDCFWIVWQKAGSFREESKVSTWIMGIAYRCGLKALRQDGGLDTLSMTEEDMEVQPDLSTDPGEARELRNWLDKGMEKLSVDQRLVLELAYAGGHSLEEIAVITQSPVGTVKARMFHARLKLRNLLPLLANRSTAQ